GGGGTTACGGCAGAAAGCGTTAAGGACCTGTTTTATACACCTCACAGTCGTGCGCTGTACGTGAATCAGGAGATATCAGGAATCGAGCTGCATGCGCATATCATCAGTCAACTTCTGAGGTTTGGCTTAGATGGTGATGCTCCCCTAAAGACAGTAAGCGACAGCACGGAAGTACTCTGGATTCTAGTGTGTGGCATTTTAGGTGGTGTCGTAGGCCTGCGCATTCGTTCATCTTGGCGCTTCTCGTTGGTTGCAGCCGGTGGTCTCACCATCCTGGCTATCGTTGCCTACACGTCGTTTCTGTCTGGCATCTGGGTGCCTATCGTACCGCCTGCGATTGCGTGGATCTTGTCCGTCGCGCTCATCACCGCCTACATGGCCAATCGCGAAAAACAACAGCGGTCGGTGCTCATGAACCTGTTTTCGAGACACATTTCTGCCGATCTTGCAGATGCCATCTGGCGGCAACGCGATGAATTCTTCCAAGGGGGCCGACCTCGCTCGCAAGAGCTGACCGCCACAGTTATGTTCACGGATCTGCAAGGGTTCACCGCGATATCTGAAAAGCAGACCCCGCAGGCTTTGATGGATTGGCTGAATGACTATATGGAAACGATGACTCCACTCGTGATCGATCATGGGGGTGTGATTCTCAGGTTTATCGGTGATGCTATTATGGCAGCGTTCGGAGTACCGATCGCACGGACGACGGAGGCAGAGATGCAAAGGGATGCCCTAAACGCAGTGCATTCGGCACTTGCTATGCAGCGTATGCTTATCGAGCTCAATGCTCGTTTGCAGGAACAACAACTACCGATGATCGGCATGCGCATCGGTATTTTCACCGGACGGATGGCGGCCGGCAGCATTGGCAACGCTCAACGACTTGAGTACAACGTTCATGGCGATACCGTCAACACTGCGGCAAGGTTGGAGAGTTTCGACAAAGACAGTTTTGTGCCTGATTATCTCAAGAGCCCCTGCCGTATTCTTATTGGTGAGGCCACACGGAATTATTTGGATGAAAAGTTCGAGACACAAGGCGTGGGCCAGTTGCAGCTGAAGGGTAAAGACCAAAAGGTAGCTATCTATCGCGTGATCGGCCAAAAGCAGGAATGACCACCAAACCTTGGCGTGGTTGATGTGACATTTCCCACAAAAACACCCTGATTTGTACGTCTACTTACTTGCCCTCAGACGGGAAATTCCGTAGGCTGAAAAGCGAGACGACA
This window of the Gammaproteobacteria bacterium genome carries:
- a CDS encoding adenylate/guanylate cyclase domain-containing protein, which produces MRTLLRSPLLAALLVSIAVFLGIVGLRNTGSFEGLELAAYDWSIRLRPSISEPSDRIVLVAVTERDIQNQGRWPLPDAIIARVLKLIGQYKPRAIGLDIYRDIPVPPGRDQLNAVLTSDPSIIAVMKFGGGTQAGVPPPRVLANTDQISFNDVIVDPGGIVRRGLLFLDDGRTVFHSFALRLALTYLQAEGIVPQPDPVHPQHIRLGETTVRPFEATDGSYINADAAGYQFLLDYRHAPHSFPSFSLTSLLAGEVKPEGLADKIVLIGVTAESVKDLFYTPHSRALYVNQEISGIELHAHIISQLLRFGLDGDAPLKTVSDSTEVLWILVCGILGGVVGLRIRSSWRFSLVAAGGLTILAIVAYTSFLSGIWVPIVPPAIAWILSVALITAYMANREKQQRSVLMNLFSRHISADLADAIWRQRDEFFQGGRPRSQELTATVMFTDLQGFTAISEKQTPQALMDWLNDYMETMTPLVIDHGGVILRFIGDAIMAAFGVPIARTTEAEMQRDALNAVHSALAMQRMLIELNARLQEQQLPMIGMRIGIFTGRMAAGSIGNAQRLEYNVHGDTVNTAARLESFDKDSFVPDYLKSPCRILIGEATRNYLDEKFETQGVGQLQLKGKDQKVAIYRVIGQKQE